From a region of the Vagococcus coleopterorum genome:
- the rpoC gene encoding DNA-directed RNA polymerase subunit beta' — MIDVNKFESMQIGLASPEKIRSWSYGEVKKPETINYRTLKPEREGLFCERIFGPTKDWECACGKYKRIRYKGIVCDRCGVEVTRSKVRRERMAHIELAAPVTHIWYFKGIPSRMGLILDMSPRSLEEIIYFASYVVTEPGDTTLEKKQLLSELEYRQKREEFGQRFQAGMGAEAIKRLLDSVDLDKEVAELKEELKTASGQKRTRAVRRLDILEAFRSSGNEPGWMVMDVIPVIPPEIRPMVQLEGGRFATSDLNDLYRRVINRNNRLKRLLDLMAPGIIVQNEKRMLQEAVDALIDNGRRGRPVTGPGNRPLKSLSHMLKGKQGRFRQNLLGKRVDYSGRSVIVVGPFLKMYQCGLPKEMAIELFKPFVMRELVGREIASNIKNAKRKIERLDDEIWDVLEDVIKEHPVLLNRAPTLHRLGIQAFEPVLVEGRAIRLHPLVCEAYNADFDGDQMAVHVPLNEEAQAEARMLMLAAQNILNPKDSKPVVTPSQDMVLGNYYLTMEDEGREGEGMVFRNVQEAELAWKNGYVHLHTRIGLQTSSMPEKPFTEWQQERTLITTVGKALFNEIMPSEFPYLNEPSDYNLTIQTPDKYFVENGTDIPAHIAAQELVGPFKKKNLGNVIAEVFKRFKITETSKMLDRMKDLGYKYSTIAGMTVGIADIVVLHEKQALIDEAHEKVENVTKQFRRGLITDDERYERVIGIWNGVKDTIQLKLMESLDDKNPIFMMSDSGARGNISNFTQLAGMRGLMAAPNGRIMELPIISNFREGLSVLEMFISTHGARKGMTDTALKTADSGYLTRRLVDVAQDVIIREDDCGTDRGLIVSAIKEGNEVIETLEERLLGRYARKTVVHPETGEVIVASNEMITEDLTKAIIDAGIEEVTIRSVFTCNTKHGVCRHCYGRNMATGLDVEVGEAVGTIAAQSIGEPGTQLTMRTFHTGGVAGDDITQGLPRIQEIFEARNPKGQAVVTEVTGEVAEIVEDAATRTREITIKGKTDTRSYAVPYNSRLKVAEGDTIKRGEALTEGSIEPKQLLQIRDVLSVGVYLLREVQKVYRMQGVEIGDKHIEVMVRQMLRKVRVMDPGDTDILPGTLIDISDFKDQNYSTLIAGGTPATGRPVLLGITKASLETNSFLSAASFQETTRVLTDAAIRGKKDPLLGLKENVIIGKIIPAGTGMPKYRNMEPKEVGVASENVYSISDIEAQMAAEDALLSDKD; from the coding sequence TTGATCGATGTAAATAAATTCGAAAGCATGCAAATTGGTTTAGCTTCTCCAGAAAAAATCAGAAGCTGGTCTTATGGTGAAGTTAAAAAACCAGAAACAATCAACTACCGTACATTGAAACCAGAACGTGAAGGTCTGTTCTGTGAACGTATCTTCGGTCCTACAAAAGACTGGGAATGTGCCTGTGGTAAATATAAACGTATCCGTTATAAAGGAATCGTCTGTGATCGTTGTGGCGTTGAAGTCACTCGTTCAAAAGTTCGTCGTGAGCGTATGGCCCACATCGAATTAGCTGCACCAGTAACACACATTTGGTATTTCAAAGGAATCCCAAGTCGTATGGGTCTTATCTTGGATATGAGCCCACGTTCTCTTGAAGAAATTATCTACTTTGCTTCATATGTAGTCACTGAACCTGGGGATACAACGCTTGAGAAAAAACAACTATTATCAGAATTAGAATACCGTCAAAAACGTGAAGAATTTGGTCAACGTTTCCAAGCTGGAATGGGTGCTGAAGCAATCAAACGTTTACTTGATAGCGTAGACTTAGATAAAGAAGTTGCTGAATTAAAAGAAGAATTAAAAACTGCTTCAGGTCAAAAACGGACACGTGCTGTTCGTCGTTTAGACATTTTAGAAGCTTTCCGTAGCTCAGGTAACGAACCTGGTTGGATGGTAATGGATGTTATCCCTGTTATCCCACCAGAAATTCGTCCAATGGTTCAACTTGAAGGTGGCCGTTTTGCTACTTCAGATTTGAATGATTTATACCGTCGTGTAATTAACCGTAATAACCGTTTGAAACGTTTATTAGACTTAATGGCACCAGGCATCATCGTTCAAAATGAAAAACGTATGTTACAAGAAGCGGTTGACGCTTTGATTGATAATGGTCGTCGTGGCCGTCCAGTAACTGGACCAGGTAACCGCCCACTTAAATCTCTTTCTCATATGTTAAAAGGGAAACAAGGTCGTTTCCGTCAAAACTTACTTGGTAAACGTGTCGACTATTCTGGTCGTTCAGTTATCGTCGTAGGACCTTTCTTAAAAATGTACCAATGTGGTTTACCAAAAGAAATGGCAATTGAATTATTCAAACCATTTGTAATGCGTGAATTAGTTGGTCGTGAGATCGCAAGCAATATTAAAAATGCCAAACGTAAAATTGAACGTTTAGATGATGAAATCTGGGATGTCCTAGAAGACGTTATCAAAGAACACCCAGTTTTACTTAACCGGGCACCTACTCTTCACAGACTTGGGATTCAAGCATTTGAACCAGTTCTAGTTGAAGGTCGCGCAATCCGTCTTCACCCATTAGTATGTGAAGCCTACAATGCCGATTTCGATGGTGACCAAATGGCCGTTCACGTACCATTAAACGAAGAAGCGCAAGCTGAAGCTCGTATGTTAATGTTAGCGGCACAAAATATCTTGAATCCAAAAGATAGTAAACCAGTTGTCACACCTTCTCAAGATATGGTCTTAGGTAACTATTACCTAACAATGGAAGATGAAGGACGTGAAGGTGAAGGAATGGTCTTCCGCAATGTTCAAGAAGCTGAATTAGCATGGAAGAACGGTTACGTTCACTTACACACTCGTATTGGTTTACAAACTTCATCAATGCCGGAAAAACCATTCACTGAATGGCAACAAGAACGCACATTGATTACAACTGTTGGTAAAGCATTATTCAATGAAATTATGCCGTCTGAGTTCCCATACTTAAACGAACCATCAGATTATAACTTAACTATTCAAACACCAGATAAGTACTTCGTTGAAAATGGAACAGATATTCCAGCACACATTGCTGCGCAAGAATTAGTGGGCCCATTCAAGAAGAAAAATCTTGGTAATGTCATCGCTGAAGTCTTCAAACGCTTCAAGATTACAGAAACATCTAAAATGTTAGATAGAATGAAAGACTTAGGTTATAAATACTCAACAATCGCTGGTATGACAGTAGGTATTGCGGATATCGTAGTCCTACATGAAAAACAAGCATTGATTGATGAAGCCCATGAAAAAGTTGAAAACGTTACAAAACAATTCCGTCGTGGTTTAATTACTGATGACGAACGTTATGAACGCGTAATCGGCATTTGGAATGGTGTTAAAGATACAATTCAATTGAAACTTATGGAAAGTTTAGATGATAAGAATCCGATCTTCATGATGAGTGATTCTGGAGCCCGTGGTAACATTTCCAACTTTACTCAGCTTGCTGGTATGCGTGGATTGATGGCCGCTCCGAATGGTCGTATCATGGAATTACCTATCATTTCTAACTTCCGTGAAGGTTTATCTGTCTTAGAGATGTTTATCTCTACCCATGGTGCTCGTAAAGGTATGACCGATACAGCCCTTAAGACAGCCGATTCTGGTTACTTGACTCGTCGTTTAGTAGACGTTGCCCAAGATGTTATCATTCGTGAAGACGATTGTGGAACTGACCGTGGCTTAATCGTTTCTGCGATTAAAGAAGGTAATGAAGTTATCGAAACATTAGAAGAACGTTTATTAGGACGTTACGCTCGTAAAACAGTGGTTCACCCAGAAACTGGTGAAGTTATTGTGGCTAGTAATGAAATGATTACAGAAGATTTAACTAAAGCAATCATTGATGCTGGTATCGAAGAAGTAACAATCCGTTCAGTCTTTACATGTAACACTAAACATGGTGTCTGCCGTCACTGTTATGGTAGAAACATGGCAACAGGTCTTGACGTTGAAGTCGGCGAAGCAGTTGGTACAATTGCCGCTCAATCAATCGGTGAGCCTGGTACTCAGTTAACAATGCGTACCTTCCATACAGGTGGGGTTGCCGGAGACGATATCACTCAAGGTTTACCTCGTATCCAAGAGATTTTCGAAGCACGTAATCCAAAAGGTCAAGCAGTTGTCACTGAAGTTACTGGTGAAGTTGCTGAGATTGTTGAAGATGCTGCAACTCGTACTCGTGAAATTACGATTAAAGGTAAAACTGATACTCGTTCATACGCAGTGCCTTACAACTCACGCTTGAAAGTTGCTGAAGGCGACACAATCAAACGTGGTGAAGCATTGACTGAAGGTTCGATTGAACCAAAACAATTATTACAAATTCGTGATGTCTTATCGGTTGGCGTTTACTTACTTCGTGAGGTACAAAAAGTGTACCGTATGCAAGGGGTAGAAATCGGCGATAAACATATTGAAGTTATGGTTCGTCAAATGTTACGTAAAGTCCGCGTTATGGATCCAGGTGACACAGACATCTTACCAGGTACTTTAATCGATATCTCAGATTTCAAAGATCAAAACTACAGCACATTAATTGCTGGTGGTACACCTGCTACAGGTCGTCCAGTCTTGTTAGGTATTACAAAAGCATCATTAGAAACAAACAGTTTCTTATCTGCTGCTTCATTCCAAGAAACGACTCGTGTCCTTACAGATGCGGCGATTCGTGGTAAGAAAGATCCATTACTTGGTCTTAAGGAAAATGTTATCATTGGTAAGATTATTCCTGCCGGAACAGGTATGCCGAAATACCGTAACATGGAGCCGAAAGAAGTTGGCGTTGCAAGCGAAAATGTATACAGCATCAGCGACATCGAAGCTCAAATGGCTGCTGAAGATGCATTACTTTCAGATAAAGACTAA
- the rpoB gene encoding DNA-directed RNA polymerase subunit beta yields the protein MKTLAGHVVKYGKHRERRSYARINEVLELPNLIEIQTDSYQWFLDKGLKEMFEDILPIKDFSDKLALEFVGYELKEPKYTVEEARAHDANYSAPIHVTLRLDNKTTGEIKSQEVFFGDFPLMTEMGTFIINGAERVIVSQLVRSPGVYFNGKTDKNGRESFGTTVIPNRGAWLEMETDAKNISYVRIDRTRKIPLSVLVRALGFGSDDTILEIFGENESLRLTLEKDIHKNASDSRTEEGLKDIYDRLRPGEPKTADSSRNLLNARFFDPKRYDLAAVGRYKVNKKLSLKTRLLNQTLGETLVDPETGEILFEKGTVINHDVMDELGKHLDAGLNNETYYPTEDAVVTEPMTIQTIKVLSPKDPERVINVIGNGQIEADNKTIVPADVIASMSYFFNLQEDIGNVDDIDHLGNRRIRSVGELLQNQFRIGLARMERVVRERMSIQDTETLTPQQLINIRPVVASIKEFFGSSQLSQFMDQTNPLGELSHKRRLSALGPGGLTRDRAGYEVRDVHYSHYGRMCPIETPEGPNIGLINNLSSFAKINEYGFIETPYRRVDRKTGVVTETIDYLTADEEDHYMVAQANSKLNEDGTFKNDVVMARIQSENLEVSTDKVDYMDVSPKQVVAVATACIPFLENDDSNRALMGANMQRQAVPLIQPRSPFVGTGMEYKAAHDSGSALVAKHDGVVEFVDATEIRIRRSNGTLDKYSLTKFNRSNAGMCYNQRPIVTLGEKVDKSDILADGPSMEEGEMALGQNVLVAFMTWEGYNYEDAIIMSRRLVKDDVYTSIHIEEYESEARDTKLGPEEITREIPNVGEDALKDLDEMGIIRIGAEVHDGDLLVGKVTPKGVTELSAEERLLHAIFGEKAREVRDTSLRVPHGGDGIVHDVKIFTREAGDELAPGVNMLVRVYIVQKRKIKEGDKMAGRHGNKGVVSRIMPEEDMPFMPDGTPVDIMLNPLGVPSRMNIGQVLELHLGMAARQLGIHVATPVFDGADEEDVWSTVREAGMAKDAKTILYDGRTGEPFDNRLSVGVMYMLKLAHMVDDKLHARSTGPYSLVTQQPLGGKAQFGGQRFGEMEVWALEAYGAAYTLQEILTYKSDDVVGRVKTYEAIVKGEPIPKPGVPESFRVLVKELQSLGLDMQVLDIDDQPIELRDMDDEEDGLITVDALTKYAQEQAAKTAQAEADAEAKAQETQD from the coding sequence GTGAAGACTTTGGCTGGACACGTAGTAAAATACGGAAAACATCGCGAAAGAAGAAGTTATGCGCGAATCAATGAAGTGTTAGAATTACCAAACTTGATCGAAATTCAAACAGATTCTTATCAGTGGTTCCTTGATAAAGGGCTGAAAGAAATGTTCGAAGATATCTTACCGATCAAAGACTTTAGCGACAAATTAGCTTTAGAGTTTGTTGGCTATGAATTAAAAGAACCTAAATACACGGTAGAAGAGGCTCGTGCACACGATGCTAACTACTCAGCGCCAATCCACGTAACGTTACGTTTGGATAATAAGACAACTGGCGAAATCAAATCTCAAGAAGTATTCTTCGGAGATTTCCCACTTATGACTGAAATGGGTACATTTATCATTAACGGGGCAGAACGTGTTATCGTTTCTCAATTAGTTCGTTCTCCTGGTGTTTACTTTAACGGTAAAACTGATAAAAACGGTCGCGAAAGTTTTGGCACAACTGTGATCCCTAACCGTGGTGCATGGTTAGAAATGGAAACAGATGCGAAAAACATTTCATACGTACGTATTGACCGTACTCGTAAAATTCCATTATCTGTCTTAGTTCGTGCTTTAGGGTTCGGATCAGATGATACGATTTTAGAAATCTTTGGTGAAAACGAAAGCTTACGTTTAACACTTGAAAAAGATATCCACAAAAATGCTTCAGACTCACGTACTGAGGAAGGGTTGAAAGACATCTACGATCGTCTACGCCCTGGTGAGCCGAAAACAGCAGACAGTTCACGTAACTTGTTAAATGCTCGTTTCTTCGATCCAAAACGTTATGACTTAGCAGCTGTTGGTCGTTACAAAGTCAACAAAAAATTAAGTCTTAAAACACGTTTGTTAAACCAAACTTTAGGTGAAACGTTAGTTGACCCTGAAACTGGTGAAATTTTATTCGAAAAAGGCACTGTCATCAACCATGATGTGATGGATGAATTAGGCAAACATTTAGATGCTGGGTTAAACAATGAAACTTACTACCCAACTGAAGATGCTGTCGTGACAGAACCAATGACAATTCAAACAATCAAAGTTCTTTCTCCGAAAGATCCTGAGCGTGTGATTAACGTTATCGGTAATGGTCAAATCGAAGCAGATAACAAAACAATCGTTCCAGCTGACGTGATTGCTTCAATGAGTTATTTCTTTAACTTACAAGAAGACATCGGTAACGTTGACGATATCGACCACTTAGGTAACCGTCGTATTCGTTCAGTTGGTGAGTTATTACAAAACCAATTCCGTATTGGTTTAGCTCGTATGGAACGTGTGGTTCGTGAAAGAATGTCTATCCAAGACACTGAAACGTTAACACCACAACAATTAATCAACATCCGTCCAGTTGTTGCGTCAATCAAAGAATTCTTTGGTTCGTCTCAATTGTCACAATTCATGGACCAAACTAACCCACTGGGTGAGTTGAGTCATAAACGTCGTCTATCAGCCTTAGGGCCTGGTGGTTTAACTCGTGACCGTGCTGGTTATGAAGTTCGTGACGTACATTACTCTCACTATGGTCGTATGTGTCCGATTGAAACGCCTGAGGGTCCAAATATCGGTCTGATCAATAACTTATCAAGTTTCGCGAAAATTAACGAATATGGTTTCATTGAAACGCCATACCGTCGTGTTGATCGCAAAACAGGTGTTGTAACGGAAACAATCGATTACTTAACCGCTGATGAAGAAGATCACTACATGGTTGCGCAAGCAAACTCAAAATTAAACGAAGACGGTACATTCAAAAATGATGTTGTTATGGCCCGTATCCAAAGTGAAAACCTTGAAGTTTCAACTGATAAAGTTGACTACATGGACGTTTCACCTAAACAAGTAGTTGCGGTAGCGACAGCGTGTATTCCTTTCTTGGAAAACGATGACTCAAATCGTGCCTTGATGGGTGCCAACATGCAACGTCAAGCTGTGCCACTTATCCAACCTCGTTCACCATTCGTGGGAACTGGTATGGAATACAAAGCAGCACACGATTCAGGTTCGGCTTTAGTAGCTAAACATGATGGTGTTGTTGAATTCGTAGATGCGACTGAAATTCGTATTCGTCGTTCAAACGGAACATTAGATAAATATTCATTAACTAAATTCAATCGTTCTAATGCGGGTATGTGTTATAACCAACGTCCAATCGTGACTCTAGGTGAAAAAGTTGATAAGAGCGACATCTTAGCAGATGGCCCATCAATGGAAGAAGGCGAAATGGCTTTAGGTCAAAACGTCTTAGTTGCCTTCATGACTTGGGAAGGTTACAACTACGAGGATGCGATCATTATGAGTCGTCGTCTGGTTAAAGATGATGTGTATACATCTATCCATATTGAAGAATATGAATCAGAAGCTCGTGATACAAAATTAGGACCTGAAGAAATTACTCGTGAAATTCCAAACGTTGGTGAAGATGCTCTGAAAGATTTAGATGAGATGGGTATCATCCGCATTGGTGCGGAAGTTCATGATGGTGATTTATTAGTTGGTAAAGTGACTCCTAAAGGGGTAACAGAATTATCAGCTGAAGAACGTCTATTACATGCAATCTTTGGTGAAAAAGCTCGTGAAGTTCGTGATACTTCTCTACGTGTACCACACGGTGGTGACGGTATCGTTCACGATGTTAAGATCTTTACTCGTGAAGCGGGTGACGAATTAGCACCAGGCGTAAACATGTTAGTACGTGTTTACATCGTGCAAAAACGTAAGATCAAAGAAGGTGACAAGATGGCCGGACGTCACGGTAATAAAGGGGTTGTCTCACGCATTATGCCTGAGGAAGACATGCCATTTATGCCAGACGGTACGCCAGTCGACATCATGCTTAACCCATTAGGGGTTCCTTCTCGTATGAATATCGGGCAAGTACTTGAGTTACACTTAGGTATGGCTGCTCGTCAATTAGGTATCCACGTCGCTACACCAGTATTTGATGGAGCGGACGAGGAAGACGTATGGTCAACAGTTCGTGAAGCTGGTATGGCGAAAGACGCTAAGACTATCCTTTATGATGGTCGTACTGGTGAACCATTTGATAACCGTCTATCTGTTGGTGTGATGTACATGCTGAAATTAGCCCACATGGTTGATGACAAATTACATGCACGTTCAACAGGTCCTTACTCATTAGTGACACAACAACCATTGGGTGGTAAAGCTCAATTTGGTGGACAACGTTTCGGTGAGATGGAAGTTTGGGCACTTGAAGCTTACGGTGCTGCTTACACATTACAAGAAATCTTAACGTACAAATCAGATGACGTTGTTGGTCGTGTTAAAACTTACGAAGCAATCGTTAAAGGTGAACCAATTCCAAAACCAGGCGTGCCAGAATCATTCCGCGTATTGGTGAAAGAATTACAATCATTAGGTTTAGATATGCAAGTACTAGATATTGATGATCAACCGATTGAATTGCGCGATATGGACGATGAGGAAGATGGTTTAATTACCGTTGATGCCTTAACTAAATACGCTCAAGAACAAGCAGCAAAAACAGCTCAAGCTGAAGCAGATGCTGAAGCAAAAGCTCAAGAAACTCAAGATTAA
- a CDS encoding helix-turn-helix domain-containing protein: MMISELIKKERLARGWSQEDLAKKLMISRQSISKWELGTALPNTEQLIKLSDVFGLSLDVLIKGDEKMEKKVIKDSKMMWWNDDCARPIMLIIWGAIIPLLCVMKYVLHIF; encoded by the coding sequence ATGATGATATCGGAATTAATCAAAAAAGAAAGACTGGCAAGAGGTTGGAGTCAGGAAGATTTGGCGAAAAAGCTGATGATTTCGCGCCAGTCAATTTCAAAATGGGAATTAGGCACAGCGTTACCTAACACGGAACAATTGATAAAGCTAAGTGATGTTTTTGGACTATCGCTAGACGTCTTGATTAAAGGAGATGAAAAAATGGAAAAGAAAGTAATTAAGGATAGCAAAATGATGTGGTGGAACGATGATTGTGCCAGACCGATTATGTTGATTATCTGGGGAGCGATTATCCCCCTACTTTGTGTCATGAAATACGTATTACATATTTTTTAA
- a CDS encoding class I SAM-dependent methyltransferase, translating to MTNNNHYYTNQPSTPHDLSEWTFELKGKMFRFTTDAGVFSKKTVDFGSRVLIDAFSEENLPAGGILDVGCGYGPIGLSLASATDRQVEMVDINQRAVELAQKNAQMNGISNVTIHESNIYEAVEGTYAAVLSNPPIRAGKQVVHEILEGAYPKLVTGGTLTVVIQKKQGAPSAAKKMEEVFGNVETLTKEKGYFILQSVKQG from the coding sequence ATGACTAACAATAACCATTACTATACAAATCAACCAAGTACCCCTCATGATTTATCAGAGTGGACCTTTGAGTTAAAAGGAAAAATGTTTAGATTTACTACAGATGCTGGTGTTTTTTCAAAGAAAACCGTGGATTTTGGGTCACGTGTTTTAATTGATGCTTTCTCAGAAGAAAACTTACCAGCTGGGGGCATTTTAGATGTCGGCTGTGGTTATGGCCCCATCGGTTTATCTTTAGCTTCAGCAACAGACCGTCAAGTTGAGATGGTCGATATTAATCAACGGGCTGTTGAGTTAGCGCAAAAAAATGCGCAAATGAATGGTATTTCAAATGTCACAATTCATGAATCAAATATTTATGAGGCGGTTGAAGGAACGTATGCTGCGGTGTTAAGTAATCCGCCAATCCGTGCCGGTAAACAAGTTGTTCATGAAATCTTAGAAGGAGCCTATCCTAAATTAGTAACAGGTGGGACGTTGACAGTTGTCATTCAGAAAAAACAAGGTGCCCCAAGTGCGGCTAAAAAAATGGAAGAAGTCTTCGGGAATGTAGAAACACTCACGAAAGAAAAAGGCTACTTCATCTTACAAAGTGTGAAACAAGGGTAA
- a CDS encoding GDSL-type esterase/lipase family protein translates to MEKVILFGDSITAGYTEGEITDELTKRISAKLTEVDVVNAGIPGDTTTGALVRLHDHVLRYQPQVVTVFFGANDVCPSCEVPLEQYRANLVSIVEQIGSQKVILIGLPYVNPKRYDEERPDEEVLNYNQVVREVAETYEIPFVELFQEMRAVAVEQGFYQVDGLHFSVSGYDYLAAKMIASIQEKLKELGRND, encoded by the coding sequence ATGGAGAAGGTTATTTTATTCGGTGATAGTATCACAGCTGGTTATACAGAGGGTGAAATTACAGATGAACTAACAAAACGCATAAGTGCTAAGCTAACCGAAGTTGACGTCGTAAATGCGGGAATTCCTGGTGACACGACAACTGGTGCTTTAGTGAGATTGCATGATCATGTATTACGTTATCAGCCGCAAGTGGTGACAGTTTTCTTTGGCGCAAATGATGTGTGTCCTAGTTGTGAGGTGCCGCTCGAGCAATACCGTGCCAACTTGGTCTCGATTGTTGAGCAAATTGGTAGTCAGAAAGTTATCTTGATAGGCTTGCCATATGTTAATCCAAAACGGTATGATGAAGAAAGACCAGACGAAGAAGTTTTAAACTATAATCAAGTAGTTCGAGAGGTAGCGGAAACTTATGAGATTCCATTTGTGGAGCTATTTCAAGAGATGCGAGCAGTTGCGGTAGAACAAGGTTTTTACCAAGTGGATGGCTTGCACTTTTCGGTATCCGGGTATGATTATTTAGCGGCGAAGATGATCGCCTCAATTCAAGAAAAATTAAAGGAGTTAGGGCGCAATGACTAA
- the coaA gene encoding type I pantothenate kinase: protein MESSKKFFDFSRAEWESFYRNGIPPLTEEELQEIKSLNDKISLQDVQDIYMPLTHLMHIYMKEDESLQLGKDLFMQSYTGVTPFIIGVAGSVAVGKSTTARLLQMMLSRIFKRRNVQLITTDGFLYPNAVLEEKGIMERKGFPESYDMDKLFNFLEQVKAGKETVEAPVYSHDVYDIVPDEKAIINEPDILIIEGINVLQHPITEQIYISDFFDFSVYVDAEPELIEKWYLNRFGKLLDSAFLDPDNFYYSYAIGDREEAFAMAKQVWRDVNLKNLEEYILPTRGNANVILHKTEDHQIDRVLLNKFK from the coding sequence ATGGAAAGCTCTAAAAAATTCTTCGATTTTTCCCGTGCTGAATGGGAATCATTTTATCGTAATGGGATTCCCCCATTAACGGAAGAAGAACTGCAAGAAATCAAAAGTTTGAATGATAAGATTTCCTTACAAGATGTCCAGGACATTTACATGCCCTTAACTCACTTAATGCATATTTATATGAAAGAAGATGAGTCGCTACAGCTTGGGAAAGACTTGTTTATGCAATCCTACACAGGAGTTACGCCATTTATTATCGGTGTCGCTGGCAGTGTGGCTGTTGGAAAAAGTACCACAGCTCGTCTATTACAAATGATGTTATCGCGGATTTTCAAACGCCGTAACGTTCAGTTGATTACAACAGACGGATTTTTATACCCTAATGCCGTGTTAGAAGAAAAAGGGATTATGGAACGTAAAGGTTTCCCTGAAAGCTATGACATGGACAAACTCTTTAACTTCTTAGAACAAGTTAAAGCTGGTAAAGAAACGGTGGAAGCACCGGTTTACTCACACGATGTTTACGATATCGTACCCGATGAAAAAGCGATCATTAACGAACCAGACATTTTGATCATTGAAGGGATTAACGTTCTGCAACATCCGATTACAGAACAAATCTACATTAGCGATTTCTTCGATTTCTCAGTCTATGTGGATGCAGAACCTGAGTTGATTGAAAAATGGTACTTAAACCGTTTTGGCAAGTTACTTGATTCAGCCTTTTTAGACCCAGATAACTTCTACTACTCTTACGCTATTGGTGATCGCGAAGAAGCCTTTGCCATGGCCAAACAAGTGTGGCGTGATGTGAATCTGAAAAACTTGGAAGAGTATATCTTACCAACCCGAGGCAACGCCAATGTGATTCTTCACAAAACAGAAGACCATCAAATTGACCGCGTCTTACTAAACAAATTTA